The Antechinus flavipes isolate AdamAnt ecotype Samford, QLD, Australia chromosome 4, AdamAnt_v2, whole genome shotgun sequence genomic interval TAAAGCAGCCTCTCCACAGGGTAAACAGGACTTTGTGCACTGATTGTTCAGCACTTCTTATTAAACTGCACTATTCTGAATCTTTGAGATGAGCCAGCAGACAATTACTGGGGGGCCAGAATGGCCCTTCTGCAGGAGCCCTTAGAGTGCCACTGAAATCCTTTGGGTGCATTTATGCATAGTTTTGTgcataaaaaaatattaatcagATGAGGTATGAAGGATGCTaatgaaagggaaagagtaaTGGAGATGTGAAGGGGTTGATAATGAGACCTGTTGTAGGATAGGATAGTGGGAAGAGAAAATAGGGAGTAGATTGAAGAGTTATAGATGAGGGAAAATCTACAGGGCTTGGAAACTAATTGGGTATGACAGGTAAGAAAAACGGACAACCTGAAGTAAAGTGTGCCTCCTGTATGCCCGCTAGATTGCAATTCCCTTAAAGCTAGGGGCTGCGTCTTACTTACTTACTTAGTTCCCTCCACAGTGCCTGCTACACAGGTATGCATACGGTAAGAGTTAAATCTTGGCACTGACTTAGACTTATTTTGCTCCAGTctcatttctgtctccttctcccaGTTTATCCTAGgttggaatgtgtgtgtgtgtgttgaaggAATAAGGCGGAAGACCCCAGTGTCTcacccctccttttccttccctcctactcCAGCACAGAAGGATTCAGTCCCTCTCGAGGGGGCCGGCCAGAGGCTGCCCGATTGCTAGTTGTTGTCACAGATGGGGAATCCCATGATGGGGAGGAACTTCCAGCAGCACTCAGGGCCTGTGAAGCTGGCAGCGTGACCCGATACGGGATTGCTGTAAGTAACAGTGGGAGGTAGGGTCGGGAAGGTGGAGATATTGAGGAATAGGGACttccttagggaaaaaaaggagggcaaTGCCACCTCACACCTCTGCAAACCCTGCCTTTGCCCCCCAAGCTCCATTACCACTCCAGCTCTGAGATCTGTAACCTTACCCAGGTCCTGGGTCACTACATTCGAAGGCAACGTGATCCTAGCTCCTTCCTCCGGGAAATCAGGGCCATTGCTAGTGATCCGGATGAGAGATTCTTCTTCAACGTCACAGATGAGGCTGCACTGACTGACATCGTGGATGCCCTAGGAGACCGCATCTTTGGCCTGGAGGGTAGGATGTGGAAGCTGAGTCCTCTTCCCAGGTCCTGTGATTCAGTGCCTCTCCGAGAGCCTGAACCTCTCCCCAGCGTCCCTGTACAGCCCTTTTCTGAAAACCTTTACCATCAAGGGGAGGCTTGATAAAGGCATTCAtcccatttttggacagctctgaacaGGAAGTTCCCAGTGCTGAGCTAGCTTCCTTAACTTTAAAGCATCAAAAAGCATGATTTTAATGGATCAGAAGAAACGGGAAGTGAAAGAATTGGGAGATCCTGGCCTAGACCTGTCTGTCTCATTGCATTCTCCTGCTATTCTTTCTTACCCCAGGTTCCCATGGGGAGAACGAAAGCTCCTTCGGACTAGAGATGTCCCAGATTGGCTTCTCTACCCACCAGCTAAAGGTTAGATGCTCTGTTACTGCTGCTGCCCCTGTAGCCTCTGGCCCAGGTGATATCAGCCCCACTAATCTCACCTGTACTGCGACCTTGGCCCTCTCTTTGAAGGGCTAAGCTTCTAGATGACAGCTACTCTTTCCCTCTTTGAGAGGAGGTCTCCCTGTGATTCCCTGTTGCCTCTTCAGTTATCCCTATGACTGCTCAGTATTTCCCCGTTCCCACAGGATGGGATCCTGTTCGGAATGGTGGGGGCCTATGACTGGGGGGGCTCAGTGCTGTGGCTGAAGGAAGGTCACCGCCTTTTCCCACCCCGCACGGCCCTGGAAGAGGAGTTCCCTACTGCTCTCCAAAATCATGCTGCCTACCTGGGTGAGTGTTAGGTGGATCTCAGAGAGCTTGTGAATCCAAGGGCAGATTGAGGATATTTCTGTCTCTCTAccgctttttctctatttctttctgtctctctgatgtGACTAATGTGGGAATTTATCTTGTATGACTATACATATTGGTAATGGGCTTTTTCAtgtagggaaaggggaagagaattcagaactgaaaataaaattgaattttttttctgttttttttttttcccctgagacaattgggattaagtgacttgcccagggtcacacagctaggaaacattaagtgtctgaggccagatttgaactcaggtcctcctgacttcagggctggtgctctatccactgcaccacctagatgcccctaaaATTGAAAAGAGAGTTAGGTAAATTATATCTAAGAAGATATACTACTTAAAGGTCCCTCCATTGCCTTTTGAATCCAAAAAtgtcttccctctattaattTCCCATTGTCTTCTGCTACTCTGACGCCACGATCGctccctgctttccttcttttcaacCCTATCTCCCCACTTCTAGGTTACTCAGTTTCTTCCCTGATTCTCCTGGGTGGACGACGCCTGTTTCTCTCAGGAGCCCCTCGGTTTAAACATCGAGGGAAGGTCATCGCTTTCCAGCTCAGGAAAGATGGGTCTATGAACGTTGCCCAGAGCCTCCAAGGGGAACAGGTGTGGACACGGCAGGAAGCATGTGTGAGGGGCAATGAGAATCGCCATCCAGTAGAGACCTCTGAAGTCTCCTGGGGTTGAGATCCATCCATGGCGGGGGACGGGGGGGCGGGGGACTGGGCCGATGCAGAAAGGGGCGTTAGATCCCCTCCCACTCTTGGGGGCGTTCAGcatcattctttttccttccccataGATCGGCTCCTACTTTGGCAGTGAGCTCTGCCCCCTGGACACCGATGGTGATGGGGTGACCGATGTTCTTCTTGTGGCTGCCCCTATGTATCTGGGGCCCCAGTATCGGGAGACAGGACGAGTGTATGTCTACCTAGTGGGCCAAGTGAGTAGGGTTAGGACACACTGGAGATAAAGCAGAGACAGTAATACCTGGGAAAGGTTGGGGGAGACCCCAATGAGACCGCTCATCATGCTTTCCCACAGCCCTCACTGATCCTCTGGAGAACCCTGCAGCCAGACCCCCCCCAGGACTCCCGTTTTGGCTTTGCGATGGGTGCCCTGCCTGACCTGAACCAGGACGGCTTTGCAGATGTGGCTGTGGGGGCACCCCTGGAAGATGGACACAGAGGAGCTCTGTACATCTATCATGGGACCCAGGGTGGCATCCGGCCCCGTCCTGCGCAGGTTAGGGGGGCCAGAGGAACATTGTGTCGGGAAAGGGGGGCAACCTGCCCTGCTCAGGAAAATTTGGGgatcctaaggtcacacagttagtgaatgTCAGACTGAGGCCCAGAATCTCCCAGAATCTCCAGCGAGACCCCTGAAAGCCCTGAATCTGTCCCATTTACCTGAGATTTTCTGGCTGTAGACCCTCTTCAGACCCTGGTGGAGCTGGTGGGGAGTGGAGCTGGGGTGGAAATACTGCTGGGATGCAGGGGGAATGGTGCTAGGAAAACTGCGGGAGATGTTGCTGCGATCCCCGGTCCTGAAAATGGTTAATGAGGGGATTGGAGGAGATCAGGAAGGAAGAGTGCTCCGGGAGGAGCGAGGCCTCCTCCAAGAGACAGGAAGGAGCCTTAGTTCTTGTTTCCCGTCTCTTTCTAGCGCATCTCAGCTGCCTCCATGCCTCAGCCACTCAGCTACTTTGGCCGAAGTGTGGATGGACGACTGGACCTTGACGGGGATGAACTCGTGGATGTTGCTGTGGGGGCTCAGGGGGCAGCTGTACTGCTCAGGTGTGGGTCCAGAGCTCAAGTACCAGGTTTCTCCAGGGGAGAGGGGGCTCCCCTGTTTCCTTCTCTTAGTATTTAAAGGGAGGAGCCACAATGAGGCATAGAATCATAGACTATCAGGTTTTATAGGGAACTTTGGAAGTCATCTGGATTGGAGATCATGGGGAGACAGTCTGGGTCTGCTCCCATGTGCTTCTCACCTCTGGGGTCTCTCCCTCAACTTCACCAGCTCCCGCCCCATCGTCCACCTGGCCCCATCGCTGACGGTGACCCCTCCGGCAGTCAGTGTGGTGCAGCGGGATTGTCAGCGACATGGCCAGGATGCCGCCTGCCTGACCGCTGATCTCTGCTTCCAAGTAACCTCGCGAACCCCGGGCCGCTGGAACCGCCGCTTCTGTAAGCCACCTCCAGGGGCAATGAGTGAGCCCACCCCCCTTCTTCTTGCCCTCACCCTCCACCTCTCCTCTCTAGATGTCCGATTCAGCGCCTCCCTGGACGAGTGGACAGCCGGGGCTCGGGCGGCATTTGATGGCTTTGGCCAGAGGCTGCCTGCGCGGCGGCTAAGGGTCAGCGTGGGGAACACCACCTGTCAGCAGCTGCATTTCCACGTGCTGGTGAGGAAGGGGCTTGGCGGTGGCAGGCAGCCGGGGGAAGTGTCAGACCCTGAGACCAGGTGTCAGAGGGCCAGTGGGGAGGATGAGGTTGGAGTCTGAAAGGAGTCAGGCCTCTGGGACCCTTGATCCATTTGGTCTTCCTCCCCTCAGGATGCATCCGACTACCTCCGGCCGCTGGCCCTGGTGGTGACCTTTGAGCTGGATAACGCCACAAAGCCAAGGCCGGTGCTCGATGAGGACTCGCCCACTTCCCTTCGAAAGCTGGTtagtgacccccccccccccccggctccTGACACTCTGTTCCAGCCTTGTGTTACGCCCCCCGCACCCCACTGTCATCCATCTCCTCGCAGggcaggagagagaggggggagatggGAGTGGTCAGAGTGGGACAAGGTGTCCAGTCCTTCCCAGTCATCCCCACTGCCCTCCACGTACTTCTTGCCTCCCTGCTCCTGACTTCTCCTGCCTTCTGGGCCATTTATATTCCCCTAAACTTCTTTACACCTTGTTCCCTGTTTCTAGATACCTTTTTCAAAGGACTGTGGGCCTGATAATGAATGCCATACCGACCTGGTACTCCAGGTAGACATGGACATCCGGGGTTCCAGGTGTGAGAAGCAAACTGGGACCAGATGGAAGGGAAGTGGATGgacagaatggggagaggggaagggggcaAAGAGAGGCgtgtcagtcaatcaacaagcatgtcATTAGCATAATTGCTGACATTGATTCGTCACTTTAAGATTTCCCGTGttctttaaatatgtaaatatttacacATGTGAAATTTTATCCTCCATAATATCTGAGAAGatggtgcttttattatctcccttttacaggtgaggaaactgaggctaggcaAAGTAAAGgggcttgctcaaggtcacacagccttCAGGTGCTTGAAGACGGACTTGGGATGGAGGGCTTCCTGCACCAGGTCCAGCACCTCCTATGCACCAGGCGCTGGGCTAAGATCTGGAGAGTCAAAGACAAAAGTAGAACCGTCCTTGCTCTTCCCAAGGATGCAATAGTTCTAGATAATGGCTACATTCAAAATCAGGAGCCTAGTCTAGAGATGACAAGTAGCAAATTGGTACATAATCTGTCCAAGCCTTTGATGTTCCTttgggcctcggtttccttatctgtaaagtgagattcTAGTAGGGCTTCTGGGGCCCCTGGAGCTCCCCTGTCGGCAACTCCTGGTTTCCCATCTCTGTCTTCAGGAAAAAGCCGTTTGTGGTTCGAGGGGGGCGGCAGAAGGTGCTGGCGTCCGCTACTCTGGAGAACAGAAAGGAGAACGCCTACAATACTAACCTGAGCCTCAGCTTCTCCAGGAGCCTCCACCTGGCCAGCTTCACGCCTCAGGTGCTCGGGCTCGGGTAGGAgcagatgggggaaggggagaaggaggagagttCTAGAAGTTCTGGTTGGCCGGCCTGCTGCCCTTCTGTGGCCCTTGGGTGGAGGGGGGAATGGAACAAGCAGCCGCTACCTGGTCACTCCCCCTTCCTGGGGATTTACAGGAGTGGGGAGGAAGTGAAagaggtggggaagggggagagtgGTTTGTCTGGGGCCTCTTCACACCCTGACTCTCTGTCCCCAGAAGGACCCCTCTGTCAAGGTGGAGTGTGCAGCCACTTCCACGCATGGCCAGCTCTGTAGCATAGGGCACCCTGTTTTCCAGACCGGGGCCAAGGTGAGTCGGAAGGCTGGGAGTGACttgggggaagggagtgggaCGTGCGTTAAaggacctactgtgtgctgggctCGGTGCTAAGAgctttcagagagagagagagacagagagagagagagagagagagagagagagagagagagacagacagacagacagacagagagagaaagagagagaaagacagagagagagagagagagagagagagagagagagagagaga includes:
- the ITGA10 gene encoding integrin alpha-10 isoform X1, which gives rise to MLVGAPWDGPSGDRRGDVYLCPVEERPNASCAKGHLGDYPLGNSSSPAVNMHLGMSLLKTDVDGGFMACAPLWSRACGTSVYSSGICAQVDASFRPWGSLAPTAQRCPTYMDVVIVLDGSNSIYPWAEVQTFLRRLVGRLFIDPEQIQVGLVQYGETAVHEWSLGDFRTKEEVVKAARNLSRREGRETHTAQAIMVACTEGFSPSRGGRPEAARLLVVVTDGESHDGEELPAALRACEAGSVTRYGIAVLGHYIRRQRDPSSFLREIRAIASDPDERFFFNVTDEAALTDIVDALGDRIFGLEGSHGENESSFGLEMSQIGFSTHQLKDGILFGMVGAYDWGGSVLWLKEGHRLFPPRTALEEEFPTALQNHAAYLGYSVSSLILLGGRRLFLSGAPRFKHRGKVIAFQLRKDGSMNVAQSLQGEQIGSYFGSELCPLDTDGDGVTDVLLVAAPMYLGPQYRETGRVYVYLVGQPSLILWRTLQPDPPQDSRFGFAMGALPDLNQDGFADVAVGAPLEDGHRGALYIYHGTQGGIRPRPAQRISAASMPQPLSYFGRSVDGRLDLDGDELVDVAVGAQGAAVLLSSRPIVHLAPSLTVTPPAVSVVQRDCQRHGQDAACLTADLCFQVTSRTPGRWNRRFYVRFSASLDEWTAGARAAFDGFGQRLPARRLRVSVGNTTCQQLHFHVLDASDYLRPLALVVTFELDNATKPRPVLDEDSPTSLRKLIPFSKDCGPDNECHTDLVLQVDMDIRGSRKKPFVVRGGRQKVLASATLENRKENAYNTNLSLSFSRSLHLASFTPQKDPSVKVECAATSTHGQLCSIGHPVFQTGAKVTFVLEFEFSCSSLLSQALVRLAATSNSLESNETLHDNVVQASAYVRYEPELLVSSESTLHRYEVHPYGALPEGPGPEFKTTLRVQNLGCYSISDLLISAFFPAVAYGGSYFLSLSQIIADNASCMVQNLTEPSGAPVHSEDLRHVSRLVRAPSPGEGDPETEILAGAGGPAGGRWGPCWWAVGLGEGDPETEILAGTGGPAGGQWGWGRETQKQRTWGALGALLVGGCWWALGALLVGGCWRALGALLVGSGAGGGRPRNRGPGGCWGPCWWAAAGGRWRPCWWAAAGGRWGWGREKEVPLVHGADPFLPAEWQ
- the ITGA10 gene encoding integrin alpha-10 isoform X3, with amino-acid sequence MLVGAPWDGPSGDRRGDVYLCPVEERPNASCAKGHLGDYPLGNSSSPAVNMHLGMSLLKTDVDGGFMACAPLWSRACGTSVYSSGICAQVDASFRPWGSLAPTAQRCPTYMDVVIVLDGSNSIYPWAEVQTFLRRLVGRLFIDPEQIQVGLVQYGETAVHEWSLGDFRTKEEVVKAARNLSRREGRETHTAQAIMVACTEGFSPSRGGRPEAARLLVVVTDGESHDGEELPAALRACEAGSVTRYGIAVLGHYIRRQRDPSSFLREIRAIASDPDERFFFNVTDEAALTDIVDALGDRIFGLEGSHGENESSFGLEMSQIGFSTHQLKDGILFGMVGAYDWGGSVLWLKEGHRLFPPRTALEEEFPTALQNHAAYLGYSVSSLILLGGRRLFLSGAPRFKHRGKVIAFQLRKDGSMNVAQSLQGEQIGSYFGSELCPLDTDGDGVTDVLLVAAPMYLGPQYRETGRVYVYLVGQPSLILWRTLQPDPPQDSRFGFAMGALPDLNQDGFADVAVGAPLEDGHRGALYIYHGTQGGIRPRPAQRISAASMPQPLSYFGRSVDGRLDLDGDELVDVAVGAQGAAVLLSSRPIVHLAPSLTVTPPAVSVVQRDCQRHGQDAACLTADLCFQVTSRTPGRWNRRFYVRFSASLDEWTAGARAAFDGFGQRLPARRLRVSVGNTTCQQLHFHVLDASDYLRPLALVVTFELDNATKPRPVLDEDSPTSLRKLIPFSKDCGPDNECHTDLVLQVDMDIRGSRKKPFVVRGGRQKVLASATLENRKENAYNTNLSLSFSRSLHLASFTPQKDPSVKVECAATSTHGQLCSIGHPVFQTGAKVTFVLEFEFSCSSLLSQALVRLAATSNSLESNETLHDNVVQASAYVRYEPELLVSSESTLHRYEVHPYGALPEGPGPEFKTTLRVQNLGCYSISDLLISAFFPAVAYGGSYFLSLSQIIADNASCMVQNLTEPSGAPVHSEDLRHVSRLNGSNSRCQVVRCRLGRLPRGSQSSLQFLRLIHDDFFRRAKFKSVTVVSTFKLEVEEGSVLQLMEASQWSESLLEVIQARHVPVSLWILVGSVIGGLLLLALIVFCLWKLGFFARKKAPEEDGNGKVDQ
- the ITGA10 gene encoding integrin alpha-10 isoform X2, encoding MLVGAPWDGPSGDRRGDVYLCPVEERPNASCAKGHLGDYPLGNSSSPAVNMHLGMSLLKTDVDGGFMACAPLWSRACGTSVYSSGICAQVDASFRPWGSLAPTAQRCPTYMDVVIVLDGSNSIYPWAEVQTFLRRLVGRLFIDPEQIQVGLVQYGETAVHEWSLGDFRTKEEVVKAARNLSRREGRETHTAQAIMVACTEGFSPSRGGRPEAARLLVVVTDGESHDGEELPAALRACEAGSVTRYGIAVLGHYIRRQRDPSSFLREIRAIASDPDERFFFNVTDEAALTDIVDALGDRIFGLEGSHGENESSFGLEMSQIGFSTHQLKDGILFGMVGAYDWGGSVLWLKEGHRLFPPRTALEEEFPTALQNHAAYLGYSVSSLILLGGRRLFLSGAPRFKHRGKVIAFQLRKDGSMNVAQSLQGEQIGSYFGSELCPLDTDGDGVTDVLLVAAPMYLGPQYRETGRVYVYLVGQPSLILWRTLQPDPPQDSRFGFAMGALPDLNQDGFADVAVGAPLEDGHRGALYIYHGTQGGIRPRPAQRISAASMPQPLSYFGRSVDGRLDLDGDELVDVAVGAQGAAVLLSSRPIVHLAPSLTVTPPAVSVVQRDCQRHGQDAACLTADLCFQVTSRTPGRWNRRFYVRFSASLDEWTAGARAAFDGFGQRLPARRLRVSVGNTTCQQLHFHVLDASDYLRPLALVVTFELDNATKPRPVLDEDSPTSLRKLIPFSKDCGPDNECHTDLVLQVDMDIRGSRKKPFVVRGGRQKVLASATLENRKENAYNTNLSLSFSRSLHLASFTPQDPSVKVECAATSTHGQLCSIGHPVFQTGAKVTFVLEFEFSCSSLLSQALVRLAATSNSLESNETLHDNVVQASAYVRYEPELLVSSESTLHRYEVHPYGALPEGPGPEFKTTLRVQNLGCYSISDLLISAFFPAVAYGGSYFLSLSQIIADNASCMVQNLTEPSGAPVHSEDLRHVSRLVRAPSPGEGDPETEILAGAGGPAGGRWGPCWWAVGLGEGDPETEILAGTGGPAGGQWGWGRETQKQRTWGALGALLVGGCWWALGALLVGGCWRALGALLVGSGAGGGRPRNRGPGGCWGPCWWAAAGGRWRPCWWAAAGGRWGWGREKEVPLVHGADPFLPAEWQ
- the ITGA10 gene encoding integrin alpha-10 isoform X4 — translated: MVTWRFPDQGRGRESCPEPEPKRRARNPYSSGHNGGLVSTEGFSPSRGGRPEAARLLVVVTDGESHDGEELPAALRACEAGSVTRYGIAVLGHYIRRQRDPSSFLREIRAIASDPDERFFFNVTDEAALTDIVDALGDRIFGLEGSHGENESSFGLEMSQIGFSTHQLKDGILFGMVGAYDWGGSVLWLKEGHRLFPPRTALEEEFPTALQNHAAYLGYSVSSLILLGGRRLFLSGAPRFKHRGKVIAFQLRKDGSMNVAQSLQGEQIGSYFGSELCPLDTDGDGVTDVLLVAAPMYLGPQYRETGRVYVYLVGQPSLILWRTLQPDPPQDSRFGFAMGALPDLNQDGFADVAVGAPLEDGHRGALYIYHGTQGGIRPRPAQRISAASMPQPLSYFGRSVDGRLDLDGDELVDVAVGAQGAAVLLSSRPIVHLAPSLTVTPPAVSVVQRDCQRHGQDAACLTADLCFQVTSRTPGRWNRRFYVRFSASLDEWTAGARAAFDGFGQRLPARRLRVSVGNTTCQQLHFHVLDASDYLRPLALVVTFELDNATKPRPVLDEDSPTSLRKLIPFSKDCGPDNECHTDLVLQVDMDIRGSRKKPFVVRGGRQKVLASATLENRKENAYNTNLSLSFSRSLHLASFTPQKDPSVKVECAATSTHGQLCSIGHPVFQTGAKVTFVLEFEFSCSSLLSQALVRLAATSNSLESNETLHDNVVQASAYVRYEPELLVSSESTLHRYEVHPYGALPEGPGPEFKTTLRVQNLGCYSISDLLISAFFPAVAYGGSYFLSLSQIIADNASCMVQNLTEPSGAPVHSEDLRHVSRLVRAPSPGEGDPETEILAGAGGPAGGRWGPCWWAVGLGEGDPETEILAGTGGPAGGQWGWGRETQKQRTWGALGALLVGGCWWALGALLVGGCWRALGALLVGSGAGGGRPRNRGPGGCWGPCWWAAAGGRWRPCWWAAAGGRWGWGREKEVPLVHGADPFLPAEWQ